One region of Solea senegalensis isolate Sse05_10M linkage group LG14, IFAPA_SoseM_1, whole genome shotgun sequence genomic DNA includes:
- the si:ch211-212d10.1 gene encoding granzyme G, translating into MHVKPARPSVVELHCDLTMFVHCELLVLIITLSLHGQVHAGEIIGGREVVAHSRPYMVLLELRTKDGITKHCGGFLLTEDFVMTAGHCQYNSVSCYAILGLHNYRHPKDAQNISVTKIFPHKDYRYHENDIMILKLSSKANFSRTVKPIAMADKDSPSLPTNCSVTGWGKTDKNSSYNSVTLMEVNVTLIDNDQCLRENCYCSKGDKGPAEGDSGGPLVCGDGKAYGVVSHIKPGPPEVPLYWYTKIPDSRRWIDKVLRDVS; encoded by the exons ATGCATGTAAAGCCGGCGCGTCCTTCAGTGGTTGAGCTGCACTGTGATCTCACCATGTTCGTCCACTGTGAACTGCTCGTGCTGATAATCACACTGTCTCTTCATGGTCAAG TTCACGCGGGGGAAATCATTGGAGGCCGTGAAGTGGTGGCACATAGTAGGCCATACATGGTGCTTTTGGAGCTGCGCACGAAAGATGGCATAACAAAACACTGCGGCGGCTTCCTGCTCACCGAGGATTTTGTAATGACTGCAGGCCACTGCCAATACAACTCAGt ATCATGCTACGCCATACTAGGACTTCACAATTACCGTCATCCAAAGGATGCGCAGAATATATCTGTGACAAAGATCTTTCCACATAAAGACTACAGATATCACGAGAACGACATAATGATTCTTAAG tTAAGCTCCAAGGCAAACTTCAGTAGAACGGTGAAACCCATTGCCATGGCAGACAAAGACAGTCCCTCTCTGCCAACAAATTGTTCTGTCACCGGCTGgggaaaaactgacaaaaactcATCGTATAATTCTGTGACGCTCATGGAAGTCAATGTAACGCTCATCGACAATGATCAGTGTCTTAGGGAAAACTGCTACTGCTCTAAAGGAGACAAAGGACCGGCTGAG GGAGACTCTGGTGGTCCATTAGTCTGTGGAGATGGGAAGGCATATGGTGTGGTGTCACACATTAAGCCAGGACCACCAGAAGTGCCTTTGTACTGGTACACCAAGATACCAGACAGTAGACGCTGGATCGATAAAGTACTGCGTGATGTTTCTTAA